Proteins encoded within one genomic window of Eublepharis macularius isolate TG4126 chromosome 10, MPM_Emac_v1.0, whole genome shotgun sequence:
- the KLF3 gene encoding Krueppel-like factor 3 has translation MLMFDPVPVKPEAMEPVPVSFSSTWDHMKTNKYSVIYSTPNMMPNKFYPVPDGLCNGVQVEPVDLTVNKRSSPPSPGSSPSPLKYQPVHRRCSPGLNLPAPSPPVKKLTPPGIQPFAVPINIPPVMAALSRHGLQRSGILPVIQPVVVQPVLQPFMYPSQLQQSIMVSTVFSEELENPSSVPVPVIESYEKPAIKKLIKVEPGMESPRDDYYPEQLSPPLMTSLSPPQAMLQESHPSVIVQHGKRPVPVESPDAQRKRRIHRCDYEGCNKVYTKSSHLKAHRRTHTGEKPYKCTWEGCTWKFARSDELTRHFRKHTGVKPFQCPDCDRSFSRSDHLALHRKRHMLV, from the exons TCATTCAGCTCTACTTGGGACCACATGAAAACCAACAAATACAGTGTCATATATTCTACACCAAATATGATGCCTAACAAATTCTACCCAGTCCCAGATGGATTGTGTAACGGAGTCCAAGTAGAACCCGTTGATCTCACGGTGAACAAGCGGAGCTCTCCACCTTCCCCCGGAAGTTCTCCTTCCCCTCTGAAATACCAGCCTGTCCATAGGAGGTGCTCACCTGGATTAAATCTGCCCGCACCCAGCCCGCCTGTGAAAAAATTGACGCCTCCTGGAATACAGCCTTTCGCTGTGCCCATAAATATCCCTCCAGTAATGGCAGCTCTTTCGCGCCATGGACTTCAGCGCTCTGGGATACTTCCAGTTATACAGCCAGTTGTAGTGCAGCCTGTACTTCAGCCTTTCATGTATCCCTCTCAGCTCCAGCAGTCTATTATGGTATCCACAGTTTTTTCAGAAGAACTGGAAAACCCTAGTAGTGTGCCAG TGCCTGTTATTGAATCTTATGAGAAGCCAGCAATAAAGAAACTAATAAAAGTAGAACCAGGCATGGAATCCCCCCGGGACGACTACTATCCTGAACAATTGTCCCCTCCGTTGATGACTTCATTGTCCCCTCCTCAAGCAATGCTCCAGGA GAGTCACCCTTCTGTTATAGTCCAGCATGGGAAGAGGCCAGTGCCTGTTGAATCCCCAGACGCACAAAGGAAGCGCAGGATACACAGGTGTGATTATGAAGGCTGCAACAAAGTTTACACTAAAAGCTCTCATCTCAAAGCTCACAGAAGAACACATACAG GTGAAAAACCTTACAAATGCACCTGGGAAGGTTGCACCTGGAAGTTTGCTCGCTCTGATGAACTAACGCGGCACTTCCGGAAACACACGGGGGTCAAACCGTTCCAGTGTCCGGACTGTGACCGTAGCTTCTCTCGCTCTGATCATCTTGCTCTTCATAGGAAACGCCACATGCTAGTCTAA